A stretch of Alkalicella caledoniensis DNA encodes these proteins:
- a CDS encoding carboxypeptidase M32, giving the protein MSRRVLGNVSISILEKGGVYIHIQLQQKIAYYKQLNKRISHLDEAARLLNWDLSTGAPPKAIGVRSEVISTLSSEQYKLSTSDEMGDILFELSKPDNMKHLNFILKRSLEEDNKNYLRLMSISPESYRDYINIRTQAQSVWKNAKFKKDFSLLKPYLKKIVEFKRQVVKTSGYKGHPYNFLLDEYEPGMTVEKLDKIFYSLKENIMGILDNVKISEYPTKAKNSIFTQEFDVTKQENVILKLLNNMGFCMSKGRLDHSPHPFALRLNSGDVRLTINKFHPLKFKGALFAALHEGGHGLYNQNIGRELENTPLFVGASHGVHESQSRFWENIVGRSLDFWYYFKQELSNDFPSQMKGISPEEIYLDVNKLDNSKIRTSSDELSYNLHIIVRYELEKSLIAGELEVDDLPKAWSEKTKEYLGFLPKDDGEGILQDIHWAKGYFGYFPTYALGNIYAAQLTEKVKIDIPDISSKIRKGEFTHITNWMIDNIYTYGKLLPPGELIKEVTGEEVNVKAFTNYLANKYSEIF; this is encoded by the coding sequence ATGTCGAGAAGAGTATTAGGTAATGTTAGTATCAGTATTTTAGAAAAGGGAGGGGTCTATATACATATTCAATTACAACAAAAAATTGCGTATTATAAGCAATTAAATAAAAGAATTAGTCATCTAGATGAAGCAGCTAGATTGCTGAATTGGGATCTTAGTACGGGAGCTCCCCCAAAAGCCATAGGTGTAAGATCCGAAGTTATCTCCACACTTTCATCTGAACAATACAAGTTATCAACTTCAGATGAAATGGGAGACATTCTTTTTGAGCTTAGTAAACCAGATAACATGAAGCATCTGAACTTTATTTTAAAAAGGTCTTTGGAAGAAGATAATAAGAATTATTTGCGGTTAATGTCTATATCACCAGAGAGTTATAGGGATTATATTAATATTAGGACACAGGCTCAGTCGGTTTGGAAAAATGCGAAGTTCAAAAAGGATTTTTCTCTACTAAAGCCCTACTTAAAGAAAATAGTGGAATTCAAAAGACAAGTAGTCAAAACCTCAGGCTATAAAGGGCATCCCTACAATTTTTTATTAGATGAGTATGAGCCAGGTATGACTGTAGAGAAACTGGATAAGATTTTTTACTCATTAAAAGAAAATATCATGGGAATTTTAGACAATGTAAAAATTTCTGAGTACCCAACTAAGGCAAAAAATAGTATATTTACTCAAGAGTTTGACGTTACAAAACAAGAGAACGTCATTTTAAAGTTACTCAATAATATGGGGTTTTGTATGAGTAAGGGAAGATTAGATCATAGTCCACATCCATTTGCCTTGAGATTAAACAGTGGTGACGTGCGATTAACTATAAATAAGTTTCATCCATTGAAATTTAAAGGTGCATTATTTGCAGCCTTACATGAAGGTGGTCATGGCTTATATAACCAAAATATAGGACGGGAACTTGAAAATACACCTTTATTTGTAGGAGCATCCCATGGTGTTCATGAATCTCAATCAAGGTTTTGGGAAAACATTGTGGGTAGGAGTTTAGACTTTTGGTATTATTTTAAACAGGAACTATCAAATGATTTTCCCAGTCAAATGAAAGGCATATCACCAGAAGAAATTTACCTTGATGTAAACAAATTAGATAATTCTAAAATACGAACATCCTCCGATGAGTTATCATATAATCTTCATATTATTGTGAGATATGAATTGGAGAAATCGTTAATTGCAGGTGAATTAGAGGTCGATGACCTACCAAAGGCGTGGAGTGAAAAAACAAAAGAGTATCTTGGTTTTTTGCCAAAAGATGATGGGGAGGGCATACTTCAAGATATTCATTGGGCTAAGGGCTATTTTGGTTATTTCCCAACCTATGCTCTGGGTAATATATATGCAGCTCAATTAACGGAGAAGGTAAAAATCGACATTCCTGATATTAGTTCAAAAATAAGAAAGGGGGAGTTTACTCATATAACTAATTGGATGATTGACAATATATATACTTACGGAAAGCTGTTACCC